In Ciconia boyciana chromosome 12, ASM3463844v1, whole genome shotgun sequence, a genomic segment contains:
- the BMP15 gene encoding bone morphogenetic protein 15 encodes MALLHPFTSLLLLLAVPPSRAANQSLLPPSSPPAIPALPLLQALQARAPGSRGWRVGPASGQPLRYMLNLYRRAADREGRPRHGHSLGTNTVRLVRASSHGGQPWAGRWYVQPLTYRLEGQPEAEHLHRATVVYLPSLPLVHGRLLCALELVATGEAPGALLSPAARPRHGWAEADVTPYLMPGNSSAGSLVLRHVCVRAGRAGGRDVPVAPSHPFLLLYLNDTRAGLAPPAAEPRRHRRDTGTLAHDLPGYLQEQGGEKSDCSLRPFPVSFAQLGWDHWIIAPHRYNPRYCKGACPRLLRYDYHAPNHAVVQSFVHQLVDANVPRPSCVPYRYSPISVLMIERNGGILYKEYENMIAESCTCR; translated from the exons ATGGCTCTGCTCCATCCCTTcaccagcctcctcctcctccttgctgtgCCTCCTTCCCGGGCTGCAAACCagtccctgctgccccccagctccccacctgccATCCCcgccctgcccctcctgcagGCCCTGCAAGCGCGGGCAccaggcagccggggctggcGAGTGGGGCCAGCAAGCGGGCAGCCCCTGCGCTACATGCTGAACCTATACCGGCGTGCCGCCGACCGCGAAGGGCGACCCCGCCACGGCCACAGCCTGGGCACCAACACCGTCCGCCTGGTCCGGGCCAGTTCCCACGGGGGTCAGCCCTGGGCAG GTCGCTGGTACGTGCAGCCCCTCACCTATCGCCTGGAGGGCCAGCCAGAGGCCGAGCACCTCCACCGAGCCACCGTGGTCTACCTGCCCAGCCTGCCACTGGTCCACGGTCGCCTCCTGTGCGCCCTGGAGCTGGTGGCCACCGGTGAGGCACCTGGGGCGCTGctcagccccgccgcccgcccccgccatGGCTGGGCTGAAGCAGATGTCACCCCTTACCTGATGCCAGGGAACAGCAGCGCGGGGAGCCTGGTGCTGCGGCATGTCTGTGTGCGTGCTGGCCGGGCGGGGGGCCGTGATGTCCCAGTGGCCCCCAgccaccccttcctcctcctctaccTCAATGACAcccgggctgggctggcaccTCCGGCAGCAGAGCCCCGCCGGCACCGGCGTGACACGGGGACGCTGGCCCATGACCTGCCTGGGtacctgcaggagcagggaggggagaagagcgACTGCTCCCTGCGCCCCTTCCCCGTCAGCTTtgcccagctgggctgggaccaCTGGATCATCGCTCCACACCGCTACAACCCGCGCTACTGCAAGGGTGCCTGTCCCCGCCTACTCCGCTACGACTACCACGCACCCAACCATGCCGTGGTGCAGAGCTTCGTCCATCAGCTGGTGGATGCCAACGTGCCCCGGCCCTCCTGTGTCCCCTACCGCTACAGCCCGATCAGCGTCCTCATGATTGAGCGCAATGGCGGCATCCTCTACAAGGAGTATGAGAACATGATCGCAGAGTCCTGCACCTGCCGGTAA